The Acidobacteriota bacterium genome includes a region encoding these proteins:
- the hemF gene encoding oxygen-dependent coproporphyrinogen oxidase, with the protein MTPAPVADAGQTTAAGDAQGDAGAVASYLLGLQDRICAALVEIDGTPFDARELTNERGGCARPRVLTDGPVIEKAAVNFSRSRGDSLPLAATERRPELAGRSFEATSVSLIVHPRNPYAPTSHANIRFFIAHPPAGAAQADEEGWWFGGGFDLTPYYGFEEDAVHWHRTAAEACAPYGRDLYGSYKAACDDYFYLPHRQEMRGVGGLFFDDLNRLELPPDLDRFERCFAFARSIGDHFLPAYLPILKRRKDLPYGERERDFQLYRRGRYVEFNLVYDRGTRYGLQARARTESILASLPPLAAWRYDHEPEHGTPEARLVSDFLVRRDWI; encoded by the coding sequence GTGACTCCCGCACCAGTTGCCGACGCCGGCCAAACGACGGCGGCCGGGGACGCGCAGGGCGACGCCGGCGCGGTCGCCTCGTACCTTCTCGGGCTCCAGGATCGCATCTGCGCCGCCCTGGTCGAGATCGACGGCACCCCGTTCGACGCCCGCGAGCTGACGAACGAGCGGGGTGGGTGCGCTCGGCCCAGAGTGCTCACCGACGGCCCAGTGATCGAGAAGGCCGCCGTGAACTTCAGCCGTTCGCGCGGCGACTCCCTGCCCCTCGCCGCGACCGAGCGACGGCCGGAACTGGCGGGACGTTCCTTCGAGGCGACCTCGGTCTCGTTGATCGTCCATCCCCGCAACCCGTACGCGCCGACCAGTCACGCGAACATTCGCTTCTTCATCGCCCATCCGCCAGCCGGAGCGGCCCAGGCGGACGAGGAAGGCTGGTGGTTCGGGGGCGGCTTCGATCTGACCCCGTACTACGGCTTCGAGGAAGACGCCGTTCATTGGCACCGTACCGCCGCCGAGGCCTGCGCGCCGTATGGCCGTGATCTCTACGGCAGCTACAAGGCGGCCTGCGACGACTACTTCTATCTCCCCCACCGGCAGGAGATGCGCGGCGTGGGCGGTCTCTTCTTCGACGATCTGAACCGGCTCGAGCTCCCGCCGGACCTCGACCGCTTCGAACGCTGCTTCGCCTTCGCCCGCAGCATCGGCGATCACTTCCTGCCCGCTTACCTGCCGATCCTGAAGCGTCGCAAGGATCTTCCGTACGGAGAACGCGAGCGCGATTTCCAGCTCTACCGAAGAGGACGCTACGTGGAGTTCAACCTGGTCTACGACCGCGGCACACGCTACGGACTCCAGGCGAGGGCCCGCACCGAGTCCATCCTTGCGTCGCTGCCGCCGCTCGCCGCCTGGCGCTACGACCACGAACCCGAGCACGGCACACCGGAGGCGCGTCTCGTCTCCGACTTCCTGGTCCGTCGCGACTGGATCTGA
- a CDS encoding glutamate-1-semialdehyde 2,1-aminomutase gives MSAARSSEDLWAEAQRHLVGGVNSPVRAYRAVGGTPPFIAEAEGAVMRSVDGRSYVDFVGSFGPLVLGHSHPAVVEAVREAAARGTSFAAPHEGEVDLARMVKELVPDIEKIRFVNSGTEATQSAIRLARGCTGRDLVLKFEGCYHGHVDALLVEAGSGLATFGIASSAGIPAATARDTIVLPLDDEDALDEAFRRHGGKLAAAIIEPLPANNGLLVQRPEFLKRLRRRCTEHGALLILDEVLSGFRVPGITVGAQLGIEPDLWTLGKVIGGGLPVGAYGGPARLMDQLSPLGPVYQAGTLSGNPLAVAAGLATLRELTANDGWNRMEALGARLEGEVGPVLASSGHPYRTVRCGSIFWLAYGDGELPRRVDRLHPNTAEIFGLLHRGLLERGFMLAPSAYEVGFLSLAHDEDALAGFATAVGEALAEIPAP, from the coding sequence ATGAGCGCCGCACGAAGCAGCGAGGATCTCTGGGCGGAGGCGCAGCGCCACCTCGTCGGCGGCGTCAACAGCCCGGTGCGCGCCTACCGGGCGGTCGGCGGCACGCCTCCCTTCATCGCCGAAGCCGAAGGAGCGGTCATGCGCTCGGTCGACGGGAGGAGCTACGTCGACTTCGTTGGCTCCTTCGGGCCCCTGGTGCTGGGACACAGCCATCCCGCGGTCGTCGAGGCAGTGCGGGAAGCCGCCGCCCGCGGGACCTCCTTCGCCGCGCCGCACGAAGGAGAGGTCGACCTGGCGCGGATGGTCAAGGAACTCGTCCCCGACATCGAGAAGATCCGGTTCGTCAACTCCGGCACCGAGGCCACCCAATCGGCGATCCGGCTCGCCCGAGGCTGCACCGGCCGCGACCTCGTGCTGAAGTTCGAGGGGTGCTATCACGGCCACGTCGACGCGCTGCTCGTCGAGGCTGGAAGCGGACTCGCCACGTTCGGGATTGCATCGAGTGCCGGCATCCCGGCGGCGACCGCCCGCGACACGATCGTGCTTCCACTCGACGACGAGGACGCGCTGGACGAGGCCTTCCGCCGTCACGGCGGCAAACTCGCGGCCGCGATCATCGAGCCTCTGCCCGCGAACAACGGCCTGCTGGTGCAGCGCCCCGAATTCCTGAAGCGGCTCCGCCGCCGATGCACCGAACATGGAGCGCTGCTGATTCTCGACGAGGTGCTGAGCGGCTTTCGGGTACCCGGGATCACGGTCGGCGCACAACTCGGCATCGAGCCTGATCTCTGGACCCTCGGAAAGGTGATCGGGGGCGGCCTGCCGGTCGGCGCGTACGGCGGTCCGGCACGGCTGATGGATCAGCTCTCGCCCCTGGGGCCGGTCTACCAGGCGGGGACCCTGTCCGGGAATCCGCTCGCGGTCGCCGCCGGACTCGCCACCCTGCGCGAACTCACGGCAAACGACGGCTGGAACCGGATGGAGGCCTTGGGAGCGCGCCTCGAAGGCGAAGTCGGCCCGGTGCTCGCATCGAGCGGCCACCCCTACCGGACGGTTCGCTGCGGTTCGATCTTCTGGCTCGCCTACGGAGATGGCGAACTGCCGCGACGGGTCGACCGCCTCCACCCGAACACGGCGGAGATCTTCGGCCTGCTTCACCGGGGGCTGCTCGAGCGCGGCTTCATGCTGGCCCCGTCGGCCTACGAAGTCGGCTTCCTGTCCCTCGCCCACGACGAGGACGCGCTCGCTGGTTTCGCGACGGCCGTGGGCGAAGCCCTGGCGGAGATCCCGGCACCGTGA